Genomic window (Agrobacterium larrymoorei):
CACATCATCGGCAATGTCTGGTCCAACTCGGAAGAGGACGTCATTCCAGCTGGAGATGCGGCCAAGGGCTATACCGCCATCACGACCCAGGCATCCGGCGCCGAATATCCTGTGGTCAAGGAAATCGTGAAGACCGTCTACGACGCCGGCAAGGGCAACCTTGATGACAAGAGCCGCATTGGCTCCGTCTACCACAATCTCGGTATCGTCAACGGTATCCTGAATGTCGAGGCCGTGCGCATCGCCCAGGAGAAATTCGGCAAGCGGACATTGACCGGGGACGAGGTTCGCTGGGGCTTCGAGCATCTGCAGCTCGACCCTGCCCGTGTGGAGGCATTGGGTGCCAAGGATCTCTTTCACTCGATCAACGTCACCTGGGACAACCATGAGGGCAACGGCTACGTGACGTTCCAGCAGTGGGACGGCAAGAAGTGGAATGTGGTTTCCGATTGGATTGCGCCGGACTGGGCTCTGCTACGCCCGATCATCGAGAAGTCCTCCGAGGCCTATGCGGCGGAAAAGGGCATCAAGCTTCGGACCTCGGAAGACGCGAATTCCGTGACGAACTGATGTTCGCTTGGCCGGGCCAGGTTTCCTCACGGTCCGGCCACAACGTTCGAAACGCGCCAAGGAGATCGTGATGACCAACGCGAACAGGCTGCTCACTGTGGAGGGTCTCCATGCAACCTACAATCATGCCATCACCGCTTTGCAAGGCGTCACGCTTTCGCTGGGGCGAGGGGAAATTCTTGCCCTGCTCGGCGCGAACGGTGCTGGCAAGTCGACGACGCTGAAGGCGGTTTCCAACCTCCTTCCGGCTGAACGCGGGCAGGTGCTTGCTGGCCCTATCCTGTTTGACGGGCGTGATGTCACGCGCGAAACTCCGGCAAGCCTCGTCCGTCTCGGTCTTGTACAGGTGCTCGAAGGTCGCCATTGCTTCAAGACGCTGACGGTCGAGGAAAATCTGGTCTCCGGCGGTCTTGGCCGGTCCGCCACGCGCACCGAAATTGCGACCGATCTAGAGAAAATTTACGCGCATTTTCCTAGGCTTAAGGAAAAGCGCCGGGTGCTTTCCGGCCTTACTTCGGGCGGCGAGCAGCAGATGACCGCCATCGGTCGGGCGCTGATGTCGCGGCCGCGACTGCTGGTGCTAGACGAACCGTCGATGGGGCTGGCGCCTCTTATCGTGCAGGACATTTTCCGCACACTGAAGCGCCTCAACCGCGAAGAAGGTCTTTCGATTCTGGTTGCCGAACAAAACTCAGCAGTCGCGCTGACCTATGCCGACCGTGCCATTGTTTTGGAGAACGGGGTGAGCGTGCTGTCCGGCACGGCTGCCGAACTCAAGGCGCGGGATGACGTGAAAGCTTTTTACCTAGGCCAGAAGCCGGCGGCGCCTGTCGCGCACATTCACTGAAAATCAAAGGAAAAAGGAGACGTGGCATGACCATTTCCAACATCAAGACGAAAGATGCGGCTCAAGGCGTTCCGGCCGTGTCGCGGCCGAGCGAGCCGGCACACATCATCAAGAGTGACGCCGAGGCGATCGAAGTCGCGAAGAAACTGGCCGCCGAAATAGCCCCGGGTGCAGCCCTTCGCGACCGCGATCGTATCTGGCCGGTGAAGGAACTCGATGCCTTCTCGCAGAGCGGTCTCTGGTCGATCAACGTGCCGAAGGCATTCGGCGGTCCGGAGGTCTCTTATGCGACGCTCGCCAAGGTGATCGAGATCGTTTCTGCGGCCGATTCCTCTATCGGCCAGATCGCGCAGAACCATCTCGGCGTCGTCGCGGCGATCCGCACGGTTTCCGACGAAGCGCAGCAGAAACTGCTGTTCACCGAGGTATTGAAGGGAACGCGCTTCGGCAATGCCTTCTCCGAATTCGGCTCCAAACGGGCGGCGGATTTCGAGACGAAGTTTGTCGATGCTGGCGACCATGTGATCGTCAACGGCCAGAAATTTTACTCCTCCGGTGCACTTCTCGCCCATCTCGTGCCGATCGTTGCGCTCGATGATGAAGGCCGGGCCTGGTATGCGATTGCCGAGCGCGACGCACCCGGATTGACCGTGATCGATGACTGGTCATCCTTCGGGCAGCGGACGACATTGTCCGGCACTGTGATCCTGAACAATGTCAAAGTGCCCAAGACCCATCTGGTCCCCGGCTACAAGGGCTATGCGGAGCCGACCGCCGATGGTGCGATTTTCCAGATTATCCAGGTCGCGGTCGATACCGGGATTGCGCAGGCGGCGATCGATGAGACCGTTTCCTTCGTGCGCACCAAGAGCCGCGCCTGGGTCGACAGCGGCGTAGACAACGCCTGGGACGATCCCTACACGATCCAGGCGGTCGGCGATTTGACGCTGCGCCTGCACGCCGCGCAGGCTCTGCTGGAAAAGGCCGGTTACGCCATTGACCGAGCGATCCAGAACCCAAATGCTGAAACGGTTGCTGAGGCCCAGATCGTCACTGCCGAAGCGAAGATCCTCTCGACGGAAATTGCCATTGCAGCGACCAACAAGCTCTTCGAGCTGGCGGGCACGCGGTCTACGCTCGCTGAGCACCACCTCGATCGTCATTGGCGCAATGCCCGCACCCA
Coding sequences:
- a CDS encoding SfnB family sulfur acquisition oxidoreductase, with protein sequence MTISNIKTKDAAQGVPAVSRPSEPAHIIKSDAEAIEVAKKLAAEIAPGAALRDRDRIWPVKELDAFSQSGLWSINVPKAFGGPEVSYATLAKVIEIVSAADSSIGQIAQNHLGVVAAIRTVSDEAQQKLLFTEVLKGTRFGNAFSEFGSKRAADFETKFVDAGDHVIVNGQKFYSSGALLAHLVPIVALDDEGRAWYAIAERDAPGLTVIDDWSSFGQRTTLSGTVILNNVKVPKTHLVPGYKGYAEPTADGAIFQIIQVAVDTGIAQAAIDETVSFVRTKSRAWVDSGVDNAWDDPYTIQAVGDLTLRLHAAQALLEKAGYAIDRAIQNPNAETVAEAQIVTAEAKILSTEIAIAATNKLFELAGTRSTLAEHHLDRHWRNARTHTLHDPVRWKYSILGKYFLNGEKPPLHAWS
- a CDS encoding ABC transporter ATP-binding protein, coding for MTNANRLLTVEGLHATYNHAITALQGVTLSLGRGEILALLGANGAGKSTTLKAVSNLLPAERGQVLAGPILFDGRDVTRETPASLVRLGLVQVLEGRHCFKTLTVEENLVSGGLGRSATRTEIATDLEKIYAHFPRLKEKRRVLSGLTSGGEQQMTAIGRALMSRPRLLVLDEPSMGLAPLIVQDIFRTLKRLNREEGLSILVAEQNSAVALTYADRAIVLENGVSVLSGTAAELKARDDVKAFYLGQKPAAPVAHIH